From the genome of Leptolyngbya sp. NIES-3755:
ATTGTTGTTTGAAGCCATTCAACAGCAAGGGTATCGGGGCAGCTATCAAACGGTGGCTCGCTATACTCGTCGATTACGACAAGCGCAACGCCAACATCACTCCTCACTGGGAGTACAGCAACAGCTTCCAGTGAGTGATCTACAACAACCACCGCTCACAGCACGACGTGCGACCTGGATGGTCATGCGTCGTGCAGATCAGCGCACAGCCGTCGAACGCTTGTTGATTGCTGACTTGAAACAACAGCACCCCGATTTAGCAGCAGCGATTGAATTAACTCAGAGTTTTACGAAATTGGTGCGAGAACAATTACCGCAGCAACTTGATGTTTGGTTAGAGCAAGCGATGAGTAGTTCGATGGGGCTGTTTCAACGATTTGCTCAAGGGCTGAAAGAGGATTATGCAGCCGTAAAAGCGAGTCTCGTCACTTGGGTAAGCAACGGACCTGTAGAAGGACAAATTAACCGATTGAAACTGCTGAAGAGGCAAATGTATGGCAGAGCAAGTTTTGATCTGCTCAGTCGAAGATTTATACTGACTGGATAGTACAACAAGCAGTTAAGGGAATCTAAATATTATCGAGATTAGTCAATGTATAGAACATTTGGCAAAGCTTTTGCATTGATTTCTACAGTAATTTAAGGCAGAAGAAGATAACTCAGGCAATGAACTTAGCATATTTCTGAAGTAGAAAAGCTAACATTAAATTTTCGCTTTGTCGACCCGGATCACCAAAAGCTGCCATGAACCCGATTTCGTGCAAATCAGCAGAACTCAATGATGCCGTCGAACTTGCGGGTGGGAGTCAACGCCTTCGACTCGCTCAGGTGACTTTTGATTCCATTACACTATCGCGTTCTCATTGTCTTGGATAGTCAAAAGTCATAATGAGAATTGCTGTTCGAGCGCACGATGGTCTGCATATCCTTATCAGTGATGAACGTAAACCTAACAAAGTTCTCTACTCTACGGTATTACCCTAATCAAAATTGAGTTATCCTATGGCATCTAAAGTTTTCGCGCCTGTATTTTTAGCTGGATTGGTAGCAGGTACAGTTTTGCCTGCAACGGCTCAAGTCTTACCCAAACCCATTACTTGCGAAGCCACGATTCCGCTCGGTCAAGGCACTCGCTTGATCTATCGACTCAATGGCATCGTGCCAAATCCCACGTCCGATCGCCCTCAAAATCCGATCGGAACTTCGATCAACATGACGGTGCAGCGTCGCGATCGCGCAGGAAACCTCCAAATTCTCTCGAATCGCGTCCTAGTCAATAATCTAGAGGAAATTGCTCCAGATGCAGACTATTCTAAGTTTCCCTTTACGGGTGTGTTTCGCGGTCAATCTAACAATGGGTTCCGGCTCTATTCTGTTAGCAGTTCTACACACGGACTCTACGCCAGCTTGCGTCCCACTCGTGGACAGCCCCAGCAAATGCAGATCGTTCACTATTTGAGCCGGGGGAATTTTGTACGATCGACCGCAGGCACTTGTCGTTGATCAGTATCTAGATTTGTAACACAATCAATACTCTTATCAACCTAGCTCAGAATCGATATGATTACGTGACCCAGTTCAGAAGATGTTGCAAAAATTGGCTTTACCTTCAAAAGACTTACCCCAATGTTAGTCGGTGCAATTACGATCGCGGTTTTCTCTAGCATTCTGACTCAATCTACAATAGCCACCATTCCCCGTCCCGACAATATCATCTATCAGCCTGACTTATCTGCATTTGAAGGGATCACTGGTAAAGGATTCCTGGGTTTTACACCGATACGATCGCAGCTTCAAAACACAGATTGGCAACTAAACTCAATCACAATCGGATCAACAACTCAAGCCACAACACAGCCAATTACGCTGAGATTCACAGCAGATTCGATCGGTGGATTTGCTGGATGTAATGAGTATTCTGCTGCTTATGGGGCATCACGGAATCGAATCAAAATTGGGGGAATTGCGACGACAGAGAAGATGTGTTCACCCTCACAAATGCAGCTTGAACAGAGTTTTCTAGCAAAACTAGAAACTGTGCAACGATATGAAATCATCAATCATGCTCAGAACGTGAAGCTGTTCTTTCAACAAGGAAATCAGACAGGAGTACTTACATTCAGACGGGAGCGTGTCACCTTCTGAGGAGAAAAATGAGAATAAAGGAAACCGATTCCTGAAGAGGTTCCCGCGATGACTCCTGAAGACCAACAAGCGCTGAATGCCCATGTTCAAGCGATTGCAAAAATCTTGTACAACGATGCTGACAAAAGCCAGATAACGAATTTGGCAGAAATCGAAGCGATGGTGCGAACTCAAGTGCAACAGCACGTCACACCAGGATTAGGGAGTTTTTTATCACAGCAGTTACCGCCACAACTGAAGGCTACCCGCGACGGTTGAAAAGTATCTTAGGAGAACTGCAATTGACGAGTGAACAAGCGACACGATTAGGGGTATCTGCGAGAAGCCAAATGAGTCCTTACTTGGAAGCGTGCTGTTTGAGAGCGAGTGCAACGGTTTCCTATGCCCGCGCAGAACGAGACATCGCGGTGTATACAGGAATGCGCGTCAGCGCCAAAACGCAACAACGATTAGTCCAGCGACAACCGTGGGAAGAACTTGAACCCGAAGCGCCAGAGCCGATTCTGGAAATCAGTATTGATGGCGGCAATGTGAAGTTAACCAGTGGCACTCAAGACGAACCGGACTGGCGACAGTACAAAGCCGTTCGCATCAATGGCAAGGGAGAAAGTCGAGCTTGGTTTCAGGACAATGAGGCATTGGTCGCAACAGTGAGCGCGCGTCCGATGGCAGAGGTCGTTGTCTGTCTGGGCGATGGACACGACGGCATCTGGAACTTGCATCAGCAGATCGTCGCGTTGAGCGAGCAACGGATTGAGATTCTCGATTGGTATCATCTCAAGGAGAACTTGTTCAAGTTATCGAGCGACGAAATCGACCGAGAACAGATAGAAGCTCAGTTATGGAAAGGAGATGTGAGCGCTGCTCTAGCCCAATTAGCGGCGTGTCCCTCCGATGAGGCAGAGCGGTTTTGCAACTATCTGCTGAAGCATCAACATCGGATTGTGAACTACGACTACTACGCGGCTGAGGAGCTATGTTCGATTGGGTCAGGAGCCGTGGAATCGTTGGTCAAACAAATTGATCAACGGTTGCAGATTGTTGGAGGTCGGTGGAAAGCGGAGCATATTCCGAAAGTGCTGGCACAACGCTGTGCTTATCTCAATGAGCAACTGAATCCCACGACATCTATTCTCTCAAGAAGGTGACACGCTNCCCATTCAGACTACCTGACGATTGAGATAGACTGATTAACTGACAAAACTGTGCTATCTAGCTTTGATTGTTGCATATGCTCGAAATCTCAAACCGTATGAGCGATTGAGCTTCTTAACCTAAGATATTTATGATTCCAGCAAAAGGCAACATCCAATTACCAGGCTCCAAAGGTGAACACCTAGCCCAAGCAAAATTCGGTACAACTCGGCGTGCGTTAGCCTTCTACAACAAGCAGATGCTAACCTACCTCAGATCTTGCACCATTCCTGATAAGCGGGATTGGGTAGCGACTTGAGAACAATCTCAAACTGATAGCCAGCAGCAATCGGAACTGCTTCTTGGAGATATCGGAGAAACTGGAACCACAGCACAGAAGGAAACAAAATTGACAAAGCTAAATCACTGGCAACCTTCCAATCGAGTTGAGGGAGCAACGAACTTTGGTAAATCCAATGAACGAGGAGATAGGCAATCAGAGCCAGAATTAACCAACGATAGACCCCCTGCTTTGTCGATTGACCAAAGCGATGCAGACCAAAGCGATGCTTGATGGTTTTGAAGAAGGCTTCAATTGCCCACCGCTTGCGCCCCAAGCGCACGAGGTAGACTCCAGAGTAAGGATAGGTCGAAACCACAAAACGCAGTTCTCGTTTGCCATCAGCGAGTCTGAGCCAGAACCAGGAGACAGTCAGTGGGAAGTCAATGCCATCAAGCTTGATCTGCGCTCCTCGCCGATTGTGGCGATAAAGCTGTTTGAGATTACGCCCATCTTGTAATTTGCGGGTGCAGCGCATTCCGACCACCGCTCGCCAACGTCGATGCTTGACTGCTTTGAGAAAGTCAATCGTGCCAAACTCAGTGTCAGCGAGCACAATCACAGGCGCACCCGCTGCCAAGTCAGTGGGCACAGTTGCCAGTAACTTACAGGCTAACTGAGCCGGACTTGCCTGCCCCTTGCCTCGCCAGACTCGAAAACTCCACGGGATGCGCCAATTGCCAAGGTTGAGATACAACACGACCAAATGTAGTCCCCGCTTGCTATTCAGCATTCGTACCCAAGGGTCAGGCGCATCCGGGTTTTGGGTCGGGGTACTCAGATGCAAGAACTTGCCACATTTCTCCAAGGTTGTCAGATCGATGAGTACCCGCAGCGGCAGGTCTCTGCGCGACGGATGCTGCCTCAGTTGGTCGAAGATCGCTTTGCGGGTGGCGCGAATCACGCTGCGCGTAGACCACGAGTAATGGTTCAAAAATCGGCTGAGCGAACTGGCTGATTTCACCTGAGTGGATTGAGGCAATGGATGTCCCAGCGCTTCGAGAAATAGCCCGAACAGCGCATTCAAACTGGCTTTTTGGTAGGCACTAGGCATCAAGCAGAGAAGACTATAAACTAGCGATTGGGCGTGTACAGCGATGGTTTCCATAACCGTCTCATCTTTTTTCTACGCCCTTTCTTTCAGATTTTGATGCCTTTGGCAACCCCTATTGAGAC
Proteins encoded in this window:
- a CDS encoding unknown protein (similar to AA sequence:cyanobase_aa:asl7669) — translated: MTPEDQQALNAHVQAIAKILYNDADKSQITNLAEIEAMVRTQVQQHVTPGLGSFLSQQLPPQLKATRDG
- a CDS encoding hypothetical protein (similar to AA sequence:cyanobase_aa:LBDG_49690); this translates as MASKVFAPVFLAGLVAGTVLPATAQVLPKPITCEATIPLGQGTRLIYRLNGIVPNPTSDRPQNPIGTSINMTVQRRDRAGNLQILSNRVLVNNLEEIAPDADYSKFPFTGVFRGQSNNGFRLYSVSSSTHGLYASLRPTRGQPQQMQIVHYLSRGNFVRSTAGTCR
- a CDS encoding hypothetical protein (hypothetical protein NIDE3164;~similar to AA sequence:cyanobase_aa:LBDG_49580), which codes for MIPAKGNIQLPGSKGEHLAQAKFGTTRRALAFYNKQMLTYLRSCTIPDKRDWVAT
- a CDS encoding hypothetical protein (conserved hypothetical protein;~similar to AA sequence:cyanobase_aa:AM1_A0223), which translates into the protein METIAVHAQSLVYSLLCLMPSAYQKASLNALFGLFLEALGHPLPQSTQVKSASSLSRFLNHYSWSTRSVIRATRKAIFDQLRQHPSRRDLPLRVLIDLTTLEKCGKFLHLSTPTQNPDAPDPWVRMLNSKRGLHLVVLYLNLGNWRIPWSFRVWRGKGQASPAQLACKLLATVPTDLAAGAPVIVLADTEFGTIDFLKAVKHRRWRAVVGMRCTRKLQDGRNLKQLYRHNRRGAQIKLDGIDFPLTVSWFWLRLADGKRELRFVVSTYPYSGVYLVRLGRKRWAIEAFFKTIKHRFGLHRFGQSTKQGVYRWLILALIAYLLVHWIYQSSLLPQLDWKVASDLALSILFPSVLWFQFLRYLQEAVPIAAGYQFEIVLKSLPNPAYQEWCKI
- a CDS encoding hypothetical protein (similar to AA sequence:cyanobase_aa:Cyan7425_5027), with the protein product MSPYLEACCLRASATVSYARAERDIAVYTGMRVSAKTQQRLVQRQPWEELEPEAPEPILEISIDGGNVKLTSGTQDEPDWRQYKAVRINGKGESRAWFQDNEALVATVSARPMAEVVVCLGDGHDGIWNLHQQIVALSEQRIEILDWYHLKENLFKLSSDEIDREQIEAQLWKGDVSAALAQLAACPSDEAERFCNYLLKHQHRIVNYDYYAAEELCSIGSGAVESLVKQIDQRLQIVGGRWKAEHIPKVLAQRCAYLNEQLNPTTSILSRR
- a CDS encoding hypothetical protein (protein of unknown function DUF306 Meta and HslJ;~similar to AA sequence:cyanobase_aa:Cyan7425_0238); this encodes MLVGAITIAVFSSILTQSTIATIPRPDNIIYQPDLSAFEGITGKGFLGFTPIRSQLQNTDWQLNSITIGSTTQATTQPITLRFTADSIGGFAGCNEYSAAYGASRNRIKIGGIATTEKMCSPSQMQLEQSFLAKLETVQRYEIINHAQNVKLFFQQGNQTGVLTFRRERVTF